In a single window of the Pseudomonas lutea genome:
- the glyA gene encoding serine hydroxymethyltransferase encodes MFSKQDQIQGYDDALLAAMNAEEQRQEDHIELIASENYTSKRVMQAQGSGLTNKYAEGYPGKRYYGGCEHVDKVEQLAIDRAKLLFGADYANVQPHSGSSANSAVYLALLQAGDTLLGMSLAHGGHLTHGAKVSSSGKLYNAVQYGIDVATGLIDYDEVERLAVEHKPKMIVAGFSAYSKTLDFPRFRQIADKVGALLFVDMAHVAGLVAAGLYPNPLPYADVVTTTTHKTLRGPRGGLILAKANEEIEKKLNSAVFPGAQGGPLMHVIAGKAVCFKEAMEPGFKAYQQQVIDNAQAMAQVFIDRGYDVVSGGTDNHLFLVSLIRQGLTGKDADAALGRAHITVNKNAVPNDPQSPFVTSGLRIGTPAVTTRGFKVTQCITLAGWICDILDNLGDADVEANVADQVAALCADFPVYR; translated from the coding sequence ATGAATGCCGAGGAGCAACGTCAGGAAGACCATATCGAGCTGATCGCCTCCGAGAACTACACCAGCAAGCGCGTCATGCAGGCGCAAGGCAGCGGCCTGACCAACAAGTATGCCGAGGGCTATCCCGGCAAGCGTTACTACGGCGGCTGCGAGCACGTCGACAAGGTTGAACAACTGGCGATCGATCGCGCCAAGCTGCTGTTCGGCGCAGATTACGCCAACGTTCAACCGCACTCCGGGTCATCGGCCAACAGCGCGGTTTATCTGGCGCTGCTGCAGGCAGGCGATACCTTGCTCGGCATGAGCCTGGCCCACGGCGGCCACTTGACCCACGGCGCCAAGGTGTCTTCGTCGGGCAAGCTGTACAACGCCGTGCAGTACGGCATCGACGTCGCCACCGGGCTGATCGACTACGACGAAGTCGAGCGACTGGCCGTTGAGCACAAACCGAAGATGATCGTCGCCGGGTTTTCGGCCTACTCCAAGACTCTGGATTTCCCACGCTTTCGTCAGATCGCCGACAAAGTCGGTGCGCTGCTGTTCGTCGACATGGCCCACGTGGCCGGTCTGGTCGCCGCGGGCCTGTACCCCAACCCGCTGCCATACGCCGACGTAGTGACCACCACCACTCACAAAACCCTGCGTGGCCCACGTGGCGGCCTGATCCTGGCCAAGGCCAACGAAGAGATCGAGAAGAAGCTTAATTCCGCCGTGTTCCCGGGCGCTCAGGGTGGCCCGCTGATGCACGTGATCGCCGGCAAGGCGGTGTGCTTCAAAGAAGCCATGGAGCCCGGTTTCAAAGCTTATCAACAGCAGGTCATCGACAACGCTCAGGCGATGGCGCAGGTATTTATTGATCGCGGCTACGACGTGGTCTCGGGCGGGACGGATAACCACCTGTTTTTGGTCAGCCTGATTCGTCAGGGCCTGACTGGCAAGGATGCGGACGCAGCGCTGGGCCGCGCGCACATTACCGTCAACAAAAATGCCGTACCAAACGATCCGCAATCGCCGTTCGTGACCTCGGGGCTGCGCATCGGCACTCCGGCGGTGACCACCCGCGGCTTCAAAGTTACTCAATGCATCACGCTGGCAGGCTGGATCTGCGACATCCTCGACAACCTCGGTGACGCCGATGTCGAGGCCAACGTTGCCGACCAAGTCGCCGCGCTGTGCGCCGATTTCCCGGTTTACCGCTGA
- a CDS encoding sarcosine oxidase subunit beta family protein has protein sequence MQHYSGFGLFKHSLSHHENWQRMWRTPTPKKVYDVVIVGGGGHGLATAYYLAKEHGITNVAVVEKGWLGGGNTARNTTIVRSNYLWDESAHLYEHAMKLWEGLSQDLNYNVMFSQRGVYNLCHTLQDMRDSERRVSANRLNGVDGELLNSQQVADEIPYLDCSKNTRYPIIGATVQRRGGVARHDAVAWGFARAADALGVDLIQQTEVTGFRKENGVCIGVETNKGFIGAKRVGVVTAGNSGHMAKLAGFRLPVESHPLQALVSEPIKPIIDSVIMSNAVHGYISQSDKGDLVIGAGIDSWLGYGQRGSYPVIEHTIQAIVEMFPVLSRVRMNRQWGGIVDTTPDACPIISKTPVANMFFNCGWGTGGFKATPGSGNVFAASLAKGEMHPLAKPFSIDRFHNGALIDEHGAAAVAH, from the coding sequence ATGCAGCATTACTCGGGCTTCGGCCTCTTCAAACACTCCCTCAGCCATCACGAAAACTGGCAGCGCATGTGGCGCACGCCGACCCCCAAAAAAGTCTATGACGTGGTCATTGTGGGCGGCGGCGGCCACGGCCTGGCGACGGCCTATTACCTGGCCAAAGAGCACGGCATCACCAACGTCGCCGTGGTCGAAAAAGGCTGGTTGGGCGGTGGCAATACGGCACGTAACACAACCATCGTGCGTTCCAACTACTTGTGGGACGAGTCCGCGCATCTTTACGAGCACGCGATGAAGTTATGGGAAGGCCTGTCTCAGGACCTCAACTACAACGTCATGTTTTCCCAGCGCGGCGTTTACAACCTGTGCCACACCCTGCAGGACATGCGTGACTCCGAGCGCCGCGTCAGCGCCAACCGCCTCAACGGCGTAGATGGCGAGTTGCTTAACAGCCAGCAGGTGGCCGACGAGATTCCATACCTCGACTGCTCGAAAAACACCCGTTACCCGATCATTGGCGCCACCGTGCAACGTCGCGGCGGTGTCGCGCGCCACGACGCCGTGGCCTGGGGCTTTGCTCGCGCCGCCGATGCGTTGGGCGTGGATTTGATTCAGCAGACCGAAGTGACCGGCTTCCGCAAGGAAAACGGCGTGTGCATTGGCGTTGAAACCAACAAGGGATTCATCGGCGCCAAGCGCGTCGGTGTAGTCACTGCGGGCAACTCCGGCCACATGGCCAAGCTCGCCGGCTTCCGCCTGCCGGTGGAATCCCACCCGCTGCAAGCACTGGTGTCCGAGCCGATCAAGCCGATTATCGACAGCGTGATCATGTCCAACGCCGTACACGGCTATATCAGCCAGTCGGACAAAGGCGACCTGGTGATCGGTGCGGGTATCGACAGCTGGCTCGGCTACGGTCAGCGCGGTTCCTATCCCGTGATTGAGCACACCATTCAGGCCATCGTCGAAATGTTTCCGGTGCTGTCGCGGGTGCGCATGAACCGTCAATGGGGCGGCATCGTCGACACCACGCCGGACGCCTGCCCGATCATCTCCAAAACGCCTGTGGCGAACATGTTCTTCAACTGCGGCTGGGGCACAGGTGGCTTCAAGGCCACGCCGGGCTCAGGCAACGTATTTGCGGCAAGCCTGGCCAAGGGCGAAATGCACCCGCTGGCCAAACCTTTCTCAATCGACCGGTTCCACAACGGCGCATTGATCGATGAACACGGCGCTGCGGCCGTAGCCCACTAA
- a CDS encoding sarcosine oxidase subunit delta: protein MLHIFCPHCGELRSEEEFHVSGQAHIARPLDPAACTDEEWGDYMFFRDNPRGLHHELWIHAAGCRQYFNTTRDTVTYEILETYRIGVQPQFVNPSPAIRKGDQA, encoded by the coding sequence ATGCTGCATATCTTCTGTCCTCACTGTGGCGAACTGCGCTCCGAAGAGGAATTCCACGTCTCCGGTCAGGCTCACATCGCGCGTCCGCTGGACCCGGCTGCCTGCACTGACGAGGAGTGGGGCGACTACATGTTCTTTCGCGACAACCCACGCGGTCTGCACCATGAGTTGTGGATTCACGCGGCGGGCTGCCGGCAGTACTTCAACACCACGCGAGACACCGTGACCTACGAGATTCTCGAAACCTACCGAATCGGCGTGCAGCCGCAGTTCGTTAACCCATCGCCTGCGATCAGAAAGGGAGATCAGGCATGA
- a CDS encoding sarcosine oxidase subunit alpha: protein MSQSNRLPNGGRIDRSKALNFNFNGQSYQGFEGDTLAAALLANGVDIIGRSFKYSRPRGIFAAGSEEPNAVLQIGATEATQIPNVRATQQALYAGLVATSTNGWPSVNTDMMGILGKVGGKLMPPGFYYKTFMYPQSFWMTYEKYIRKAAGLGRSPTELDPDTYDNFNQHCDVLVVGAGPAGLAAALAAGRSGARVIVADEQEEFGGSLLDSRESLDGKPAADWVATVVAELEGLANVTLLPRATVNGYHDHNFLTIHERLTDHLGDRAPIGQVRQRMHRVRAKRVVLATGTHERPLVYGNNDVPGNMLAGAVSTYVRRYGVAPGKKLVLSTNNDYAYRVALDWLDAGLQVVAVADARHNPRGALVEEARAKGIRILTGSAVVEARGNKRVSGARVAAIDVKAHKVASPGEWLDCDLVASSGGYSPIVHLASHLGGKPVWREDILGFVPGEAPQKRVCVGGVNGVYALGDSLADGFEGGVRAASEAGFQPVEGVLPKALSRVEEPTLALFQVPHEKGTARAPKQFVDLQNDVTAAAIELATREGFESVEHVKRYTALGFGTDQGKLGNVNGLAIAARSLNVSIPEMGTTMFRPNYTPVTFGAIAGRHCGHIFEPVRFTALHAWHVKNGAEFEDVGQWKRPWYFPKAGEDIHAAVRRECKAVRDSVGLLDASTLGKIDIQGPDAREFLNRIYTNAWTKLDVGKARYGLMCKEDGMVFDDGVTACIADNHFIMTTTTGGAARVLQWLEIYQQTEWPDLKVYFTSVTDHYATLTLSGPNSRKLLSEVTDIDLGRDAFPFMTWKEGLVAGVPARVFRISFTGELSYEVNIQADYAMGVLEKIAEAGKAYNLTPYGTETMHVLRAEKGFIIVGQDTDGSMTPDDLNMGWCVGRTKPFSWIGQRGMNREDCVREDRKQLVGLKPVDPNKWLPEGAQLVFDPKQSIPMKMVGHVTSSYAANSLGYSFAMGVVKGGLKRMGERVFAPLADGSVIEAEIVSSVFFDPKGEQQNVE from the coding sequence ATGAGCCAGTCCAATCGCCTGCCCAATGGTGGCCGCATTGATCGCAGCAAGGCCCTGAATTTTAATTTCAACGGTCAGAGCTACCAGGGTTTCGAAGGTGACACGCTGGCGGCGGCCTTGCTCGCCAACGGCGTCGACATCATTGGCCGCAGCTTCAAATACTCTCGCCCTCGGGGCATCTTCGCGGCAGGTTCCGAAGAACCGAATGCCGTGCTGCAGATCGGCGCAACCGAAGCCACGCAGATCCCCAACGTGCGCGCCACGCAACAGGCGTTGTACGCGGGCCTTGTCGCCACCAGCACCAATGGCTGGCCGAGCGTCAACACCGACATGATGGGCATTCTCGGCAAGGTCGGCGGCAAGCTGATGCCGCCGGGTTTCTACTACAAAACCTTCATGTACCCCCAGTCGTTCTGGATGACCTACGAGAAGTACATTCGCAAGGCAGCGGGCCTGGGTCGCTCGCCGACGGAGCTGGATCCAGACACCTACGACAACTTCAATCAGCACTGCGACGTCCTGGTGGTCGGCGCGGGCCCTGCTGGCCTCGCGGCGGCACTGGCGGCAGGGCGCAGTGGTGCGCGTGTCATCGTGGCGGATGAGCAGGAAGAGTTCGGCGGTAGTCTTTTGGACAGCCGTGAAAGCCTGGACGGCAAGCCAGCTGCGGATTGGGTGGCGACGGTGGTTGCCGAGTTGGAAGGGCTGGCCAATGTCACCTTGCTGCCGCGTGCGACCGTCAACGGTTACCACGACCATAATTTCCTGACCATTCACGAGCGGCTGACCGATCATCTGGGCGACCGCGCCCCGATTGGTCAAGTGCGTCAGCGCATGCACCGTGTTCGCGCCAAGCGTGTGGTCCTTGCGACCGGCACCCATGAGCGTCCTTTGGTTTATGGCAACAACGACGTGCCGGGCAACATGCTGGCGGGGGCCGTCTCCACCTATGTGCGCCGCTATGGCGTGGCGCCCGGGAAGAAACTGGTCCTGTCGACCAACAATGATTACGCCTACCGCGTGGCGCTGGACTGGCTCGACGCCGGCCTTCAGGTGGTAGCTGTCGCCGATGCGCGTCATAACCCGCGTGGCGCGCTGGTTGAGGAGGCCCGCGCCAAAGGCATCCGTATTCTTACCGGCAGCGCTGTGGTCGAAGCCCGGGGCAACAAACGCGTCAGCGGCGCCCGCGTGGCGGCCATCGACGTCAAAGCCCACAAGGTCGCCAGTCCTGGCGAATGGCTGGATTGCGATCTTGTCGCAAGCTCCGGCGGTTACAGCCCGATCGTCCACCTGGCCTCGCATTTGGGTGGTAAGCCGGTATGGCGCGAAGACATTCTCGGTTTCGTGCCGGGGGAGGCGCCGCAAAAACGGGTGTGCGTGGGGGGTGTAAACGGCGTCTATGCACTGGGCGATTCGTTGGCCGACGGTTTCGAGGGCGGCGTTCGTGCGGCCAGCGAGGCCGGTTTCCAACCCGTTGAAGGCGTGTTGCCAAAGGCGCTGAGCCGCGTTGAGGAACCGACGCTGGCGTTGTTTCAAGTGCCGCACGAGAAGGGCACCGCGCGGGCGCCCAAGCAATTCGTCGACCTGCAGAATGACGTCACCGCCGCAGCCATCGAGTTGGCAACGCGCGAAGGTTTCGAATCGGTCGAGCACGTCAAACGCTACACCGCGCTGGGCTTTGGTACCGATCAGGGCAAGCTGGGCAACGTCAACGGCCTGGCGATTGCAGCCCGCTCGCTGAACGTTTCAATACCGGAAATGGGCACCACCATGTTCCGCCCGAATTACACGCCGGTCACGTTTGGCGCCATTGCCGGACGGCATTGCGGGCACATTTTCGAGCCGGTGCGCTTCACCGCGCTGCATGCCTGGCACGTGAAAAACGGCGCTGAGTTCGAAGACGTCGGTCAGTGGAAGCGTCCTTGGTACTTCCCCAAAGCTGGCGAAGATATCCACGCTGCCGTGCGCCGCGAGTGCAAAGCCGTTCGCGATAGCGTAGGCCTGCTGGATGCCTCGACGCTGGGCAAGATCGACATTCAAGGTCCGGATGCGCGGGAGTTTCTAAACCGCATCTACACCAACGCCTGGACCAAGCTGGACGTGGGGAAAGCGCGTTACGGCCTGATGTGCAAGGAAGACGGCATGGTCTTCGACGATGGCGTGACCGCGTGCATCGCCGACAACCATTTCATCATGACCACCACAACCGGCGGCGCTGCTCGGGTGCTGCAGTGGCTGGAGATTTACCAGCAGACCGAATGGCCGGACCTGAAGGTGTACTTCACGTCCGTCACCGATCACTACGCGACCCTGACGCTGTCGGGTCCCAACAGCCGCAAGCTGCTCAGCGAAGTGACCGACATCGATCTGGGCCGGGATGCGTTTCCGTTCATGACCTGGAAAGAAGGCCTGGTCGCTGGCGTGCCGGCTCGCGTGTTCCGGATTTCCTTCACCGGTGAGCTTTCCTACGAAGTAAACATCCAGGCTGACTACGCCATGGGTGTTCTCGAGAAAATCGCGGAAGCGGGCAAAGCGTATAACCTCACGCCTTACGGAACCGAGACCATGCACGTATTGCGTGCCGAGAAGGGCTTCATCATCGTCGGCCAGGACACTGACGGCTCGATGACCCCGGATGACTTGAACATGGGCTGGTGCGTCGGCCGTACCAAACCGTTTTCATGGATCGGCCAGCGCGGCATGAACCGTGAGGACTGCGTGCGTGAAGATCGCAAGCAGCTGGTCGGACTCAAGCCGGTTGACCCGAATAAATGGCTGCCGGAAGGCGCGCAGTTGGTGTTCGACCCCAAGCAGTCGATTCCGATGAAGATGGTTGGGCACGTGACATCCAGCTATGCAGCTAACTCGCTGGGTTATTCGTTCGCCATGGGTGTGGTGAAGGGCGGGCTCAAGCGCATGGGTGAGCGGGTGTTCGCACCGTTGGCGGATGGCTCGGTGATCGAGGCCGAAATCGTGTCGTCGGTGTTTTTCGATCCGAAGGGCGAGCAGCAGAACGTGGAGTGA
- a CDS encoding sarcosine oxidase subunit gamma — translation MTTANVYQQRPATDVKAESPLFHADLQSLIGKGRSNPGVVLREKKLLGHLTLRGDGHDPAFAAGVHKALGMELPGALALVTSGDSSIQWLGPDEWLLIVPTGEELAAEQKLRDALAGLHIAVVNVSGGQSLLELTGPNVREVLMKSTSYDVHPNNFPVGKAIGTVFAKSQLVIRRTGEDTWELVIRRSFADYWWMWLQDASAEYGLSIAA, via the coding sequence ATGACCACAGCCAACGTTTACCAGCAGCGTCCAGCGACCGATGTCAAAGCCGAATCGCCGCTGTTTCATGCTGACCTTCAGAGCTTGATTGGCAAAGGTCGCAGCAATCCGGGCGTCGTGCTGCGCGAGAAAAAACTGCTCGGCCACCTCACCCTGCGTGGCGATGGTCATGATCCGGCGTTCGCTGCGGGCGTGCACAAAGCATTGGGCATGGAGCTGCCGGGTGCGCTCGCGCTGGTAACCAGTGGCGACAGCTCGATTCAATGGCTGGGCCCTGATGAGTGGCTGCTGATCGTACCGACCGGCGAAGAGCTTGCCGCGGAGCAGAAGCTGCGTGACGCGCTAGCCGGTTTGCACATCGCCGTTGTGAACGTCAGCGGCGGTCAATCGTTGCTTGAGCTGACCGGGCCTAACGTTCGTGAAGTGCTGATGAAATCCACCAGCTACGACGTGCACCCGAACAACTTCCCGGTGGGCAAAGCCATCGGCACCGTGTTTGCCAAATCGCAACTGGTGATTCGCCGAACCGGCGAGGACACCTGGGAACTCGTTATCCGCCGCAGCTTCGCCGATTACTGGTGGATGTGGCTGCAGGACGCGAGCGCCGAATACGGTTTGAGCATCGCTGCCTGA
- the purU gene encoding formyltetrahydrofolate deformylase, whose product MSRAPDTWILTADCPSVLGTVDAVTRYLFEQGCYVTEHHSFDDRLSSRFFIRVEFRQPDGFDEASFRAGLAERGESFGMIFELTAPNYRPKVVIMVSKADHCLNDLLYRQRINQLSMDVVAVVSNHPDLEPLARWHDIPYYHFPLDPNDKPAQEARVMKVIEDTGAELVVLARYMQVLSPELCRKLDGKAINIHHSLLPGFKGAKPYHQAYNKGVKLVGATAHYINNDLDEGPIIAQGVEAVDHSHYPEDLIAKGRDIEGLTLARAVGYHIERRVFLNANRTVVL is encoded by the coding sequence ATGAGCCGCGCCCCCGACACATGGATTTTGACTGCCGACTGCCCCAGCGTGCTAGGCACGGTGGATGCGGTGACGCGTTATCTGTTCGAGCAGGGCTGCTACGTCACCGAGCACCATTCGTTCGATGACCGGCTGTCCAGCCGTTTCTTCATACGGGTCGAGTTTCGTCAGCCAGACGGGTTCGACGAAGCGTCATTTCGTGCAGGCCTGGCCGAACGTGGCGAGTCGTTTGGCATGATCTTCGAACTCACTGCCCCCAACTATCGCCCCAAAGTGGTGATCATGGTCTCCAAGGCCGATCACTGCCTCAATGACCTGCTCTACCGCCAGCGCATCAATCAGCTGTCCATGGACGTCGTCGCGGTCGTCTCCAACCATCCGGACCTCGAACCGCTGGCGCGCTGGCACGACATTCCCTACTACCATTTCCCTCTGGACCCCAACGACAAACCGGCGCAGGAAGCCAGGGTGATGAAGGTCATTGAAGACACCGGCGCCGAGTTGGTGGTGCTCGCCCGCTACATGCAGGTGCTGTCGCCGGAGTTGTGCCGCAAGCTGGATGGCAAGGCAATCAACATCCACCACTCGCTGCTCCCGGGTTTCAAAGGTGCCAAGCCTTACCATCAGGCCTACAACAAGGGCGTGAAACTGGTCGGCGCGACAGCGCATTACATCAACAACGACCTGGACGAAGGCCCGATCATCGCCCAGGGCGTCGAAGCCGTGGACCACAGTCACTATCCCGAAGACCTGATCGCCAAGGGCCGCGACATTGAAGGCCTGACCCTGGCGCGTGCTGTGGGATATCACATCGAGCGACGCGTGTTTCTCAATGCCAACAGGACGGTCGTACTGTAG
- the fdhA gene encoding formaldehyde dehydrogenase, glutathione-independent, with amino-acid sequence MSGNRGVVYLGSGKVEVQKIDYPKMQDPRGKKIEHGVILRVVSTNICGSDQHMVRGRTTAQVGLVLGHEITGEVIERGSDVENLQIGDLVSVPFNVACGRCRSCKEQHTGVCLTVNPARAGGAYGYVDMGDWTGGQAEYVLVPYADFNLLKLPDRDKAMSKIRDLTCLSDILPTGYHGAVTAGVGPGSSVYIAGAGPVGLAAAASARLLGAAVVIVGDVNPVRLAHAKAQGFEIADLSKDTPLHEQIADLLGEPEVDCAVDAVGFEARGHGHAGAKAEAPATVLNSLMGVVRVAGKIGIPGLYVTEDPGAVDAAAKVGALSIRFGLGWAKSHSFHTGQTPVMKYNRQLMQAIMWDRINIADVVGVEVISLDDAPRGYGEFDAGVPKKFVIDPHKLFSAA; translated from the coding sequence ATGTCTGGTAATCGTGGTGTGGTGTATCTCGGCTCAGGCAAGGTCGAAGTACAGAAGATCGACTATCCGAAGATGCAGGACCCGCGCGGCAAGAAGATCGAGCACGGGGTGATCTTGCGCGTGGTTTCCACCAACATTTGTGGTTCCGATCAGCACATGGTGCGTGGCCGGACGACGGCTCAGGTCGGCCTGGTTCTAGGACACGAAATCACCGGTGAAGTGATTGAGCGCGGCAGTGACGTCGAAAACCTGCAGATCGGCGACCTGGTGTCCGTGCCGTTCAACGTTGCCTGCGGCCGTTGCCGCTCGTGCAAAGAGCAACACACCGGCGTCTGCCTGACGGTTAACCCGGCCCGTGCCGGCGGTGCTTACGGTTACGTCGACATGGGCGACTGGACCGGCGGCCAGGCCGAGTACGTGCTGGTGCCTTATGCCGACTTCAACCTGCTCAAGCTGCCGGATCGCGACAAGGCGATGTCGAAGATCCGCGACCTGACTTGCCTGTCGGACATCCTCCCGACGGGGTATCACGGTGCAGTCACTGCCGGTGTGGGTCCGGGCAGCTCGGTGTACATCGCTGGCGCCGGTCCGGTGGGCCTTGCCGCTGCTGCATCGGCACGCTTGCTCGGCGCCGCAGTGGTCATCGTCGGCGACGTTAATCCGGTGCGCCTGGCCCATGCCAAGGCACAAGGTTTCGAGATTGCCGACCTGTCCAAGGACACGCCGCTGCACGAGCAGATCGCCGACCTGTTGGGCGAGCCTGAAGTGGACTGCGCCGTCGATGCGGTGGGGTTTGAAGCGCGCGGCCATGGCCATGCGGGCGCCAAGGCCGAGGCACCGGCCACAGTACTTAATTCGCTGATGGGCGTGGTTCGTGTGGCCGGCAAGATCGGCATCCCTGGGCTTTACGTGACCGAAGACCCGGGCGCGGTCGATGCCGCTGCCAAAGTCGGCGCGCTGAGCATTCGTTTCGGTCTGGGCTGGGCGAAATCCCACAGCTTCCACACTGGCCAGACGCCAGTCATGAAGTACAACCGCCAATTGATGCAGGCGATCATGTGGGACCGCATCAACATCGCCGATGTGGTGGGCGTGGAGGTCATCAGCCTCGACGACGCGCCTCGTGGTTACGGCGAGTTCGATGCCGGCGTGCCGAAGAAATTCGTCATCGACCCGCACAAGTTGTTCAGCGCGGCTTGA
- a CDS encoding DUF1190 domain-containing protein, whose product MRIRLLRTSLHLFVGAPLIMLPTILSSAQLEHVSPGWALTEVFYENPDACAWAGVAPPLCQAAYRAAYRQHVRIAPTYRELADCEADFTRGECFAGDVSRLWSPWLSGFAIITQVNLLTENGHPVSSVRLFSEPLYRTDDRQGATRLISLREKLHNGEHFDKAFMRHRLLQAGSTAANQRLARTFEPQRLFYVSQP is encoded by the coding sequence ATGCGTATCCGGTTGCTCAGAACGTCCCTCCATTTGTTTGTCGGCGCACCGCTGATCATGCTGCCAACGATCCTCTCCAGCGCTCAGCTCGAGCACGTTTCGCCGGGGTGGGCATTGACGGAAGTGTTTTACGAAAACCCTGACGCGTGTGCGTGGGCCGGGGTTGCGCCGCCGCTATGCCAAGCCGCCTATCGTGCCGCATACCGGCAACACGTGCGGATTGCGCCAACCTATCGTGAGCTTGCCGATTGTGAGGCTGACTTCACTCGGGGTGAATGTTTTGCGGGGGACGTCTCCCGGCTCTGGTCACCGTGGCTTTCCGGTTTCGCGATCATTACTCAGGTTAATCTGCTGACTGAGAACGGCCACCCGGTTTCTAGCGTGCGCCTCTTCAGCGAACCGCTTTATCGTACCGATGACCGTCAAGGCGCCACTCGGCTGATCAGCCTGCGCGAGAAGCTTCACAACGGTGAGCATTTTGATAAGGCGTTCATGCGCCATCGGCTCTTGCAGGCGGGCTCGACAGCTGCCAATCAGCGCCTGGCGCGGACCTTCGAGCCGCAGCGATTGTTTTACGTCAGCCAGCCATGA
- a CDS encoding DUF2780 domain-containing protein, giving the protein MNVSLKHVRGVALASLMALAATPVFAFNLNEAANAVANATGGQQKATAAPEAAGLLNTLGTQLNVTPEQAVGGTGALLGLAKNKLAGNDYSQLSKSVPGLDQLAGNSALGSLGNLGGLLGKSGSSNSALDSALGNVQSMGDVNKAFSALGMNSSMVSQFVPVILQYLGQQGAGGSALQALSGVWGAK; this is encoded by the coding sequence ATGAATGTTTCACTTAAACACGTACGCGGTGTCGCGCTGGCGAGCCTGATGGCATTGGCAGCAACACCCGTCTTCGCTTTCAATCTGAATGAGGCGGCCAATGCGGTGGCCAACGCCACCGGCGGTCAACAAAAGGCAACCGCAGCCCCTGAGGCCGCCGGGCTGCTGAATACGCTGGGCACGCAGCTGAACGTGACGCCTGAGCAGGCTGTTGGCGGTACAGGTGCATTGTTGGGGCTGGCGAAGAACAAACTGGCCGGCAATGACTATTCCCAGTTGAGCAAGTCGGTACCGGGCCTTGACCAGTTGGCCGGCAACTCGGCGCTGGGCAGCCTTGGCAATTTGGGCGGGTTATTGGGTAAATCTGGCAGCAGCAACTCCGCCCTCGACAGCGCCCTTGGCAACGTGCAGAGCATGGGTGACGTCAACAAGGCCTTCAGCGCGCTGGGCATGAACAGCAGCATGGTGAGTCAGTTTGTGCCGGTGATCCTGCAATACCTCGGTCAGCAGGGCGCGGGCGGGTCAGCGCTGCAGGCACTGAGTGGCGTTTGGGGTGCCAAGTGA
- a CDS encoding acyltransferase, with the protein MRHLLTGTAVTLLLLLNTLVLIGPLTVFALLKLVFQSEMRDRCSAAVMWIAETWCEINKLIFQRCLPTQWEIRGDEGLRGDTSYLVIGNHQSWVDIPALVQALNRRTPFFKFFLKKELVWVPFLGLAWWALDYPFMKRYSKAFLAKHPELKGKDLDITREACELFKRQPVTVVNYLEGTRFTPAKKTGQASPYQYLLKPKAGGVAFVLAAMGEQLDAVLDVTVVYPSARIPGFWDLISGQVPRVIVDIKTRELDPELWQGDYENDPIFRIYVQEWVNRLWLEKDARIAELRRERLTADTEQARGD; encoded by the coding sequence ATGCGTCACCTGCTCACCGGAACCGCCGTCACGCTGCTGCTTTTGCTCAATACTTTGGTGCTGATCGGGCCGCTGACGGTGTTTGCGCTGCTCAAACTGGTGTTTCAGAGCGAGATGCGCGACCGCTGCTCGGCGGCAGTGATGTGGATCGCCGAAACGTGGTGTGAGATCAACAAACTGATTTTCCAGCGCTGCCTGCCTACCCAGTGGGAAATCCGCGGCGACGAGGGACTGCGCGGAGACACTTCTTATCTGGTCATCGGCAACCACCAATCGTGGGTCGACATTCCGGCGCTGGTGCAGGCGCTGAATCGCCGCACGCCCTTTTTCAAATTCTTTCTCAAAAAAGAGCTGGTCTGGGTGCCCTTCCTGGGACTGGCCTGGTGGGCGCTGGACTACCCCTTCATGAAGCGCTACAGCAAAGCGTTTCTGGCGAAGCATCCCGAGCTCAAGGGCAAGGATCTGGACATCACCCGGGAGGCGTGCGAGCTGTTCAAGCGCCAGCCGGTGACGGTGGTGAATTATCTGGAGGGCACCCGTTTTACCCCAGCCAAGAAGACCGGGCAGGCCTCGCCCTATCAGTACTTACTCAAGCCCAAGGCAGGCGGCGTTGCGTTTGTGCTGGCGGCGATGGGTGAGCAACTGGATGCGGTGCTTGATGTCACGGTTGTCTATCCGAGCGCACGTATTCCTGGATTTTGGGACTTGATCTCGGGGCAGGTCCCGCGCGTGATCGTCGATATCAAGACCCGTGAACTGGACCCTGAGCTGTGGCAGGGGGATTACGAAAATGATCCGATTTTCCGTATTTACGTGCAGGAATGGGTCAACCGGCTGTGGCTGGAGAAAGACGCACGGATCGCCGAGTTACGGCGCGAGCGCCTCACTGCAGACACAGAGCAAGCACGCGGCGACTAG